The following coding sequences lie in one Capsicum annuum cultivar UCD-10X-F1 chromosome 5, UCD10Xv1.1, whole genome shotgun sequence genomic window:
- the LOC107872616 gene encoding uncharacterized acetyltransferase At3g50280-like — translation MTSSTAVTLVSKCTILPSEQSSLSDLKLSVSDLPMLSVHYIQKGCLFTRPPFPITHLISLLKLSLSQTLTHFPPLAGRFVTDSDGYVYISCSDAGVDFVQASATNIFIRDVIGSIDVPDHVKEFFPMDHTVSYRGHFSPFLAVQVTELADGVFIGCAVNHSVMDGTSFWNFFNAFAEVSRGVKRIVRQPDFTRNSILNSNAVPKLPADGPKVTFAGDAPLRERIFSFSRESIQTLKAKTNYDGEINVVELMAKWSIDPTAEISSFQSLCALLWRAVTRARKFPSSKMTIFRTAVNCRNRLQPKLNPLYFGNAIQSIPTYASAGEVLSHDQHWCAEQLNTNVKAHNDVMVRKLIEDWEKDPQSFPLGNFDGAMLTMGSSARFPMYDNDFGWGRPIAVRSGRANKFDGKISAFPGREGGGSVDLEVILSPETMECLESDPEFMQFVTVY, via the coding sequence ATGACTTCATCTACAGCCGTTACTTTGGTCTCCAAATGCACTATTTTACCATCCGAACAATCATCTCTTTCTGATCTAAAACTCTCTGTTTCCGATCTTCCTATGCTCTCCGTTCACTACATACAAAAAGGTTGTCTATTTACTCGTCCTCCATTTCCTATCACTCACCTCATTTCCCTTCTCAAGCTCAGTCTTTCTCAGACACTCACTCACTTCCCTCCACTGGCCGGTCGATTTGTGACCGACTCAGATGGCTACGTCTATATTTCTTGCAGTGATGCTGGCGTTGATTTTGTTCAAGCTTCAGCCACTAATATTTTCATTCGCGATGTCATTGGCTCCATTGATGTTCCTGATCATGTCAAGGAGTTTTTCCCTATGGACCACACGGTTAGCTATAGAGGCCATTTTAGCCCTTTTCTTGCTGTCCAAGTGACAGAATTAGCTGATGGTGTATTCATTGGATGCGCTGTCAATCATTCCGTCATGGATGGGACGTCGTTCTGGAACTTTTTCAATGCATTTGCTGAGGTGAGCAGGGGTGTGAAAAGGATTGTAAGGCAGCCCGATTTTACCCGAAATTCAATATTGAATTCAAATGCCGTGCCAAAACTCCCTGCTGATGGCCCCAAAGTCACCTTTGCGGGTGACGCTCCATTGAGAGAGAGGATATTTAGTTTTAGCAGGGAATCAATTCAAACACTCAAAGCGAAGACGAATTATGATGGAGAAATCAACGTTGTTGAATTGATGGCAAAATGGAGCattgatccaacggctgagattTCATCATTCCAGTCGCTTTGCGCATTGCTGTGGCGTGCAGTGACACGTGCAAGGAAGTTTCCATCTTCCAAGATGACGATATTCAGAACGGCTGTAAATTGCCGTAACCGTCTCCAGCCGAAGCTAAATCCGTTGTACTTCGGCAACGCAATTCAAAGCATTCCAACTTACGCGTCAGCGGGGGAAGTATTATCTCACGATCAACACTGGTGCGCGGAGCAATTGAACACAAACGTGAAGGCGCACAATGATGTTATGGTGAGGAAGCTCATAGAGGATTGGGAGAAGGATCCACAAAGTTTTCCATTGGGGAATTTCGATGGAGCTATGTTGACCATGGGTAGCTCAGCAAGGTTTCCAATGTACGATAATGATTTTGGATGGGGCAGGCCCATTGCTGTTCGAAGCGGAAGGGCTAATAAATTTGATGGGAAGATATCAGCATTTCCCGGTCGAGAAGGAGGAGGAAGCGTGGATTTGGAGGTGATTTTGTCCCCCGAAACAATGGAATGCCTTGAATCTGATCCTGAATTCATGCAGTTTGTTACTGTCTATTGA
- the LOC107853000 gene encoding uncharacterized acetyltransferase At3g50280-like: MPSAATAVTLASNCTIFPFKQSSFSDLKLSVSDLLMLSVHYIQKGCLFTYPPFPIAHLISLLKFSLSQTLAQFPPLAGQFVTDLNGYVYISCNDVGVDFVHASATHIFIRDVIGSVDVPDHVKEFFPMDRTVSYRGHFSPLLAVQVTELADGVFIGCAVNHSVMDGTSFWNFFNTFAEVSRGVKRMTRQPDFTRNSILISNSVLKLPDDGPKITFVGDTPLRERIFSFSRESIQRLKAKTNNRKLNYEGEINVVELMAKRSIDPLKMKTETETINPTAEISSFQSLCALLWRAVTRARKFPPSKMTTFRMAVNCRHRLQPKLNPLYFGNAIQSIPTNASAGDVLSHDLHWCAEQLNNNVKAHDDATVRKFVEDWEKDPRCFPLGNFDGAMLTMGSSPRFPMYDNDFGWGRPVAVRSGRANKFDGKISAFPGREGGGSVDLEVILSPETMEGLESDPEFMQFVTVY; encoded by the coding sequence ATGCCTTCTGCTGCTACTGCTGTAACTTTGGCCTCCAACTGCACTATTTTCCCATTCAAACAATCATCTTTTTCTGATCTAAAACTTTCTGTTTCCGATCTTCTTATGCTCTCTGTTCACTACATTCAGAAAGGTTGTCTCTTTACTTATCCTCCCTTTCCTATCGCTCACCTCATTTCCCTTCTCAAGTTCAGTCTTTCTCAAACCCTCGCTCAATTCCCTCCACTAGCTGGGCAATTTGTGACCGACTTAAATGGCTACGTCTACATTTCTTGCAATGATGTTGGTGTTGATTTTGTTCATGCTTCAGCCACTCACATTTTCATTCGCGATGTCATTGGCTCCGTTGATGTTCCTGATCATGTCAAGGAGTTTTTCCCTATGGACCGCACGGTTAGCTATCGAGGACATTTTAGCCCTCTTCTTGCTGTCCAAGTGACAGAATTAGCTGATGGCGTTTTCATAGGTTGCGCGGTCAATCATTCCGTCATGGATGGGACGTCATTCTGGAACTTCTTCAATACATTTGCTGAGGTGAGCAGGGGTGTAAAAAGGATGACGAGGCAGCCCGATTTTACCCGTAATtcaattttgatttcaaattccGTGCTAAAACTCCCTGATGATGGCCCTAAAATCACTTTCGTGGGTGACACTCCATTGAGGGAGAGGATTTTTAGCTTTAGCAGGGAATCAATTCAAAGACTCAAAGCGAAGACGAATAATCGGAAACTGAATTATGAAGGAGAAATAAACGTTGTTGAATTGATGGCAAAACGGAGCATCGATCCTTTGAAAATGAAAACAGAAACTGAGACGATAAATCCAACAGCTGAgatttcatcatttcaatctCTTTGCGCATTGCTCTGGCGTGCTGTGACACGTGCAAGGAAGTTCCCACCTTCAAAAATGACAACCTTCAGAATGGCTGTAAATTGCCGCCACCGTCTCCAGCCGAAGCTAAATCCGTTATACTTTGGCAACGCAATTCAAAGCATTCCAACTAACGCCTCAGCAGGGGACGTATTATCTCACGATCTGCATTGGTGTGCTGAGCAATTGAACAATAATGTGAAGGCGCACGATGATGCTACGGTGAGGAAGTTTGTAGAGGATTGGGAGAAGGATCCACGGTGTTTTCCATTGGGGAATTTTGACGGAGCTATGCTGACAATGGGTAGCTCACCAAGGTTTCCGATGTACGACAATGATTTTGGGTGGGGCAGGCCCGTTGCTGTTCGAAGTGGTCGAGCTAATAAATTTGACGGGAAGATATCAGCATTTCCGGGTCGAGAAGGAGGAGGAAGCGTGGATTTGGAGGTGATTTTGTCCCCCGAAACAATGGAAGGATTGGAGTCTGATCCCGAATTCATGCAGTTTGTTACTGTCTATTGA